One genomic window of Motacilla alba alba isolate MOTALB_02 chromosome 1, Motacilla_alba_V1.0_pri, whole genome shotgun sequence includes the following:
- the TSKU gene encoding tsukushin, producing MHFLAWFNLLVLLPCFGTTKTCFPGCHCEVETFGLFDSFSLTKVDCSGIGSHIVPVPIPLDTSYLDLSSNKLETINESMLTGPGYTTLVSLDLSYNKIAKISSTTFSRLRYLESLDLSHNSLEVLPEDCFSSSPLSDIDLSNNKLLDIAMDIFASKGQGKSLNVDLSNNMLSTITRHHEKSIPNIQNLNLSGNRLTFVPNLQGIPLRYLNLDGNPLVKVEKGDFTGLKDLIHLSLSGLHGFRELSPQSFKELQALQVLDLSNNPNLKSLSAEVIFGLNSLQELNLSGTGISSLPKTLLKNLPSIKSITLGKDVQCLKTIKEGQYHRQIGLTKKEVLSCHDSHGSIAAAPYVL from the coding sequence ATGCATTTCCTGGCCTGGTTCAATTTGCTGGTTCTCCTTCCTTGCTTTGGTACCACAAAAACCTGCTTCCCTGGCTGCCACTGTGAAGTGGAAACCTTTGGTCTCTTTGACAGCTTTAGCCTGACCAAGGTGGACTGCAGTGGAATAGGCTCACACATTGTTCCTGTCCCAATCCCTCTGGATACCTCCTACTTGGATCTATCATCAAACAAACTGGAAACAATAAATGAATCAATGCTTACTGGCCCTGGATATACCACCCTGGTGAGTCTCGACCTGAGCTACAACAAAATTGCCAAGATTTCCTCCACGACATTCTCCAGGCTTCGGTACCTGGAGTCCTTGGATCTGAGTCATAACTCTCTGGAAGTCCTTCCAGAGGACTGTTTCTCCAGTTCTCCTCTAAGTGACATAGATTTGAGCAATAACAAACTTTTGGATATAGCTATGGACATTTTTGCTTCAAAAGGACAAGGCAAATCCCTGAATGTGGATCTATCCAATAATATGCTCAGCACAATTACAAGACACCATGAAAAGAGCATTCCCAACATCCAGAACTTAAATCTTTCTGGAAACAGGCTAACATTTGTACCAAACCTTCAAGGCATTCCTCTCCGATATTTAAATCTTGATGGAAACCCTCTGGTTAAGGTTGAGAAAGGAGACTTCACGGGGCTGAAAGACTTGATTCATTTATCCCTCAGTGGCCTGCATGGCTTTAGAGAGTTATCTCCTCAGAGCTTCAAGGAACTCCAAGCCCTCCAGGTTCTGGATTTATCCAACAATCCCAACTTGAAGTCACTGTCTGCTGAAGTTATCTTTGGTCTAAACTCCCTACAAGAGCTCAACCTCTCTGGGACAGGCATATCATCCTTGCCAAAGACTTTGCTGAAAAACCTGCCTTCCATCAAAAGCATCACCTTAGGGAAGGACGTACAGTGTCTTAAGACCATCAAAGAAGGACAGTACCACCGACAAATTGGGCTCACCAAAAAAGAAGTCCTCAGTTGCCATGACAGCCATGGATCCATAGCAGCAGCACCTTATGTTTTGTGA